From a single Streptomyces sp. NBC_00377 genomic region:
- a CDS encoding geranylgeranyl reductase family protein, with amino-acid sequence MTVVNEPLSENTADVIVVGAGPSGSTTAYYLAKAGLDVLLLEKTEFPREKVCGDGLTPRATKQLVAMGIDISEEAGWLRNKGLRIIGGGVRLQLDWPDLASFPDYGLVRKRDDFDEQLARQAQKAGARLYERCNVGAPIVDDRTGRIIGVHAKLGEEKREVTFRAPLVVAADGNSSRLSLAMGLHRREDRPMGVAVRTYFTSPRHEDDYLESWLELWDRRGPGEDRLLPGYGWIFGMGDGTSNVGLGVLNTSDSFKELDWREVLKAWCASMPQDWGYTPENMTGPIRGAALPMAFNRKPHYTKGLLLVGDAGGLVNPFNGEGIAYAMESGQLVADVIVQAHARATPGQRELALQRYPQVLADTYGGYYTLGRAFVKLIGNPKVMKIATQRGLSHPLLMKFTLKMLANLTDPTGGDAMDRIINGLSKVAPKA; translated from the coding sequence GTGACCGTCGTGAACGAGCCCCTCTCCGAAAACACGGCCGACGTGATCGTCGTCGGCGCGGGGCCGAGCGGCTCCACGACCGCGTACTACCTCGCCAAGGCCGGACTCGACGTACTCCTCCTGGAGAAGACCGAGTTCCCCCGCGAGAAGGTCTGCGGCGACGGCCTCACCCCACGCGCCACCAAGCAGCTCGTGGCCATGGGCATCGACATCTCCGAGGAGGCCGGCTGGCTGCGCAACAAGGGCCTGCGCATCATCGGAGGCGGCGTCCGCCTCCAGCTCGACTGGCCGGATCTCGCCTCTTTCCCGGACTACGGACTCGTCCGCAAGCGCGACGACTTCGACGAGCAGCTCGCCCGCCAGGCCCAGAAGGCCGGCGCCCGCCTGTACGAGCGCTGCAACGTCGGTGCGCCGATCGTCGACGACCGCACCGGCCGCATCATCGGCGTGCACGCCAAGCTGGGTGAGGAGAAGCGCGAAGTGACCTTCCGCGCCCCGCTCGTGGTGGCCGCCGACGGCAACTCCAGCCGGCTCTCGCTGGCGATGGGCCTGCACCGCCGCGAGGACCGCCCGATGGGCGTCGCGGTCCGCACCTACTTCACCTCCCCGCGCCACGAGGACGACTACCTGGAGTCGTGGCTGGAATTGTGGGACCGCCGGGGTCCGGGCGAGGACCGGCTGCTGCCCGGCTACGGCTGGATCTTCGGTATGGGCGACGGGACGTCGAACGTCGGCCTGGGCGTGCTGAACACCTCCGACTCCTTCAAGGAGCTCGACTGGCGCGAGGTCCTCAAGGCCTGGTGCGCGTCCATGCCGCAGGACTGGGGTTACACCCCCGAAAACATGACCGGCCCGATCCGGGGGGCGGCCCTCCCCATGGCCTTCAACCGCAAGCCCCACTACACCAAGGGCCTGCTGCTCGTCGGCGACGCCGGCGGTCTGGTGAACCCGTTCAACGGCGAGGGCATCGCCTATGCCATGGAGTCCGGCCAGCTGGTCGCCGACGTCATCGTCCAGGCCCATGCCCGCGCCACCCCGGGCCAGCGCGAACTGGCCCTCCAGCGCTATCCGCAGGTCCTCGCGGACACCTACGGCGGCTACTACACGCTGGGCCGTGCCTTCGTGAAGCTCATCGGCAACCCGAAGGTCATGAAGATCGCGACCCAGCGCGGTCTGAGCCACCCCTTGCTGATGAAGTTCACCCTGAAGATGCTCGCCAACCTGACGGACCCCACGGGCGGCGACGCGATGGACCGCATCATCAACGGCCTGAGCAAGGTGGCCCCGAAGGCCTGA
- a CDS encoding GNAT family N-acetyltransferase — translation MNRALPVVRLRVPTDEDAVAWHRVFDDPGVMEFHGGRSAELSAYEELTARQRRHDAELGFCLWTMLDRDDRVIGFTGAQPWPREHGPRGEIEIGWRLGREHWGQGYATAAARMTLERVAAAGVREVVAVVDARNARSIAVAERLGMRLGEVFTPPESQRERHCYRLAW, via the coding sequence GTGAACCGAGCTCTCCCCGTAGTTCGACTGCGTGTCCCCACGGACGAGGACGCCGTCGCCTGGCACCGGGTCTTCGACGACCCGGGTGTGATGGAGTTCCACGGCGGACGATCCGCGGAGCTGTCCGCCTACGAAGAGCTCACCGCCCGCCAGCGCCGGCACGACGCGGAGCTCGGATTCTGTCTGTGGACGATGCTGGACCGGGACGACCGGGTGATCGGTTTCACCGGTGCTCAGCCGTGGCCCCGTGAGCACGGCCCCAGGGGCGAGATCGAGATCGGGTGGCGGCTCGGTCGGGAGCACTGGGGGCAGGGCTACGCGACGGCGGCCGCGCGGATGACCCTGGAGCGGGTCGCAGCGGCCGGGGTCCGTGAAGTGGTGGCCGTGGTCGACGCACGCAACGCGCGGTCCATCGCCGTCGCGGAACGGCTGGGCATGCGGCTCGGGGAGGTCTTCACGCCACCGGAGTCGCAGCGCGAAAGGCACTGCTACCGCCTCGCGTGGTGA
- a CDS encoding PASTA domain-containing protein, with product MRVPRLVGLMAVDAREAATAQGVLLAAPDRPEFHRAVVDYVVRQYPPPGAEVPRGTVVTVWFDFGEGEGGGGSGVREPRVPRPGGGGLQRELDRPGLPFEAITR from the coding sequence GTGCGTGTACCGAGGCTCGTCGGACTGATGGCCGTGGACGCGCGCGAGGCGGCTACGGCACAGGGCGTGCTGCTGGCCGCACCGGATCGGCCCGAGTTCCACCGCGCGGTCGTGGACTACGTCGTACGTCAGTACCCGCCGCCCGGTGCCGAGGTGCCGCGCGGGACCGTCGTGACGGTGTGGTTCGACTTCGGCGAGGGGGAGGGCGGCGGAGGCTCGGGCGTGCGCGAGCCCCGGGTGCCCAGGCCGGGGGGCGGCGGGTTGCAGCGCGAGCTCGACCGGCCGGGGCTCCCCTTCGAGGCGATCACCCGGTGA
- a CDS encoding demethylmenaquinone methyltransferase: MTRASLNKQPHEVASMFDRVAERYDLTNDVLSLGQDRRWRKEVARAVDARPAQKVLDLAAGTATSSLPFAQTGAYVVPCDFSLGMLQVGKKNHGWLPFTAGDATRLPFKDDVFDAVTISFGLRNVQDFDAALREMYRVTRPGGRVVICEFSHPTWAPFRTVYTEYLMRALPPVARAMSSNPDAYVYLAESIRAWPDQPALAEHLRKAGWSKVAWRNLTGGVVTLHRGFKEV, from the coding sequence GTGACCCGTGCTTCCCTGAACAAGCAGCCCCACGAAGTCGCCTCGATGTTCGACCGCGTGGCGGAACGGTACGACCTGACCAACGACGTCCTGTCGCTCGGGCAGGACCGGAGGTGGCGCAAGGAGGTCGCCAGGGCGGTCGACGCCCGCCCCGCACAGAAGGTGCTGGACCTCGCCGCGGGCACGGCGACGTCCTCCCTCCCCTTCGCGCAGACCGGCGCCTATGTCGTCCCGTGCGACTTCTCCCTCGGCATGCTCCAGGTCGGGAAGAAGAACCACGGCTGGCTGCCGTTCACGGCCGGGGACGCCACGAGGCTGCCGTTCAAGGACGACGTCTTCGACGCCGTCACCATCTCCTTCGGCCTGCGCAACGTGCAGGACTTCGACGCGGCCCTGCGCGAGATGTACCGGGTGACCCGGCCCGGCGGGCGTGTCGTCATCTGCGAGTTCTCGCACCCCACCTGGGCGCCCTTCCGGACCGTCTACACCGAGTACCTGATGCGCGCCCTTCCGCCGGTCGCGCGCGCGATGTCCTCGAACCCGGACGCCTACGTCTACCTCGCCGAGTCCATCCGTGCCTGGCCCGACCAGCCCGCCCTCGCCGAGCACCTGCGCAAGGCCGGCTGGTCGAAGGTCGCCTGGCGCAACCTGACCGGCGGCGTGGTGACCCTGCACCGGGGCTTCAAGGAGGTCTGA
- a CDS encoding acyltransferase family protein translates to MAPRRDRYFDTLRALALVRVVAYHTFGWAWAGMVFPSMGIMFGLAGTLMAKSLERPALQVVRSRFRRLLPPFWFWGVFVVMAMLVHGWMPGWEIVYWVVPLGDPPGNAWGEQAWEILWYLRTYLWFVLFSPLLLRFFRLAPVPALALSLAPILVLTCVWAGPDNRFGSATWDLSTYLFCWMLGFAHRDGVLERMKPGLVVAVSLAAIGFGGWYAFTHQAEFGTYDLDENPLAQAFWSAGFVMLLMWAKAYFGIGFARLTRFRRTNRIVTVFNARAVTIYLWHEIALILAVPLIDRFWDVPAFETYLPLESQWFMFGVGWLLIALFVLVCGWVEDVAARKKPRLLP, encoded by the coding sequence GTGGCCCCCCGGCGGGACCGCTACTTCGACACGCTCCGGGCACTCGCCCTCGTCCGCGTCGTGGCCTACCACACCTTCGGGTGGGCCTGGGCGGGCATGGTCTTCCCCTCCATGGGGATCATGTTCGGCCTGGCAGGGACCCTGATGGCGAAGTCCCTGGAGCGTCCGGCGCTTCAGGTGGTGAGGAGCCGCTTCCGCCGGCTCCTTCCCCCCTTCTGGTTCTGGGGCGTCTTCGTCGTGATGGCGATGCTGGTCCACGGCTGGATGCCGGGCTGGGAGATCGTCTACTGGGTCGTGCCGCTGGGCGATCCGCCGGGCAACGCCTGGGGCGAGCAGGCCTGGGAGATCCTCTGGTACCTGCGGACCTATCTCTGGTTCGTCCTGTTCTCCCCGCTCCTGCTCCGGTTCTTCCGGCTCGCCCCGGTTCCCGCGCTGGCGCTCTCCCTGGCACCGATCCTGGTGCTGACCTGCGTGTGGGCGGGCCCGGACAACCGCTTCGGGTCCGCGACGTGGGACCTGTCGACGTACCTCTTCTGCTGGATGCTCGGTTTCGCGCACCGCGACGGCGTCCTGGAGCGGATGAAGCCGGGCCTGGTGGTGGCGGTGTCGCTCGCCGCGATCGGCTTCGGCGGTTGGTACGCCTTCACGCACCAGGCCGAGTTCGGCACCTACGACCTGGACGAGAACCCCCTCGCGCAGGCTTTCTGGTCGGCGGGCTTCGTCATGCTGCTGATGTGGGCCAAGGCGTACTTCGGGATCGGCTTCGCCCGGCTCACCCGCTTCCGGCGCACGAACCGGATCGTCACCGTCTTCAACGCGCGCGCGGTCACGATCTACCTCTGGCACGAGATCGCCCTCATCCTGGCCGTCCCGCTCATCGACAGGTTCTGGGACGTCCCCGCGTTCGAGACGTACCTGCCGCTGGAGAGCCAGTGGTTCATGTTCGGCGTGGGCTGGCTGCTGATCGCCCTCTTCGTGCTGGTCTGCGGGTGGGTCGAGGACGTCGCGGCGCGGAAGAAGCCGAGGCTCCTGCCGTGA